In Fundulus heteroclitus isolate FHET01 chromosome 16, MU-UCD_Fhet_4.1, whole genome shotgun sequence, a single genomic region encodes these proteins:
- the LOC118566348 gene encoding H-2 class II histocompatibility antigen, A-U alpha chain-like, with amino-acid sequence MLRTKTIGAMEGRQNQWRLNNLHLVLLLHFFQTHFLFAAGGHQLCFTCGCFESRDPQVYFTLDDDEVCYMDFKNKADVWASKTERYWRREWNYKAAQIWQVLCKKDINRWKPDPDVRRTKDPPELVIFPRGEVIKDEENTLVCFVYNFFPPAVTIRWTKNNKEVSVEDPFIKTKSNSDGLFHVFSYLNFVPKQGDIYSCTVEHEALEEPKTRIWEVETEERSTRPTVLCAFGLSLGLLGVAAGIFLFVRGSQFCHTPHSAG; translated from the exons ATGTTGAGGACCAAGACAAtaggagccatggaaggacggCAAAATCAGTGGAGATTAAACAATCTGCACTTGGTACTTCTCCTTCATTTCTTTCAAACACATTTCCTCTTTGCAGCAG GCGGCCACCAGCTCTGTTTTACCTGCGGGTGCTTTGAATCAAGGGACCCCCAGGTCTATTTCACATTGGACGATGATGAAGTGTGTTAtatggattttaaaaacaaggctGATGTTTGGGCCAGCAAAACAGAAAGATATTGGCGTCGTGAATGGAATTACAAAGCCGCACAAATCTGGCAAGTCCTGTGTAAAAAAGACATAAATCGATGGAAACCAGACCCCGATGTTAGAAGGACTAAAG acCCACCAGAGTTGGTTATTTTCCCCAGAGGTGAAGTGATAAAGGATGAAGAGAACACCCTTGTGTGCTTCGTCTACAACTTTTTCCCTCCTGCGGTCACAATCAGGTGGACCAAGAATAACAAAGAAGTGTCAGTGGAAGATCCCTTCAtcaaaactaaatccaactctGATGGGTTGTTCCACGTGTTCTCCTACCTGAACTTTGTTCCAAAGCAGGGGGACATCTACAGCTGCACTGTGGAGCATGAAGCACTGGAGGAGCCCAAGACAAGGATTTGGG AAGTTGAAACGGAGGAGAGGAGTACGCGTCCGACTGTCTTATGTGCATTTGGTCTGAGTCTCGGGTTGCTTGGAGTTGCTGCAGGAATCTTCCTTTTTGTGAGAGGAAGCCAGTTTTGTCACACTCCTCACAGTGCTGGTTAA